In Populus alba chromosome 4, ASM523922v2, whole genome shotgun sequence, the genomic window AAACCACACCCCTCTCCCCTCTTCTCCTTCCTCCACCTTCTCGAGCTCGCCCTTTTCAACTCCCAAGGAATCACACCATAGCGAAGATGGGTTTCCATTTCACTCCGCTGCTTCTCACCCTACTGTTATTCTCCACGCTCCACTCAagatcttcttcccaaaccttCAAATGTAGCACACCCACCACGTGTCATTCTCTCATTGACTACATCTCTCCAAACACAACGACTTTCTCCCACATCAAAACCCTCTTCTCCGTCAAGAACATACACTCCATCTTAGCTGCCAACAACCTCCCTCTCTCCACGTTACCAAACTCTACCATACCTGCAAACCAGCCCATCAAAATCTCATTTCCTTGCATGTGCATCAACAACACTGGTCACTCAAACAAGCAACCAATCTACACCGTTCAAAAGGATGACGGGCTTTCTCATATTGCAACAGAAGTTTTCTCAGGATTGGTAACATACCAAGAAATTGCTGCTGTTAATAATATTCCAGACGTTAATCTGATTAAGGTTGGGCAGAAGTTGTGGATTCCTTTACCTTGTAATTGTGATGATGTTGATGGGGTCAAAGTTGTCCATTATGGACACGTGGTGGAAGCTGGCAGTTCTTTGGAGTTGATTGCTCAAGCATATGGGACCAGTACAGATACACTAGTGAAGCTTAATGGGGTTAATGACAGTTCTCTCTTAGCTGGTCAAGTTCTTGATGTCCCTCTGCAAGGTAAGCTGATCTAATTTCAACCTTGGAtgcatcatttgttttttatttttagatttaaagtgATATTTTCCAATCAACTCTTAGATGCACTTCTTTTTTGCTCAGGCAAAAACAAACTATTCATTCTAATTTTACTCGGAAATATTTGTTACCATGTCGGCAATGGCCGAGAGTGTAGAAAAttagaaatagtttttttttatatatataaaatatattaaaataatattttttattttttaaaaaattatttttaatatcatcactttacaataatataaaaaaaacttaaaccgtGTTCCAAATAATTGACTAAGTAGCTTTCGCAATGATGTTTAATTAGATGCTTGAAATATTTAAGAGAAAGTGGTTGAAGAAGTGGGCATATATAAATTTGGATTTGCTTTCTGAGTGGATAttccttgattttgttttgctttttgtttgctTGGAGTAATAGCGATTAAAATGTTAGAAAGTggcaaataattattattatccgATAGAGAAAAGGCACCATTTCACACCGTGTGGCTTGGTATGATCTCAAGATGAATGGCAGTGAGGTACAGCCAGTCTTTTCAACTTATTGAATCTGTATGGTCCCTACCATACCCGTCTTCAACCTTTCCTGCCCACTGATTAGGGTGTGCACAGTTTTGCAAACAACGTAAAGTATGATCCATGGGCCCTTTATTTCACATGACAAGTTGGTCTTCTTGGCTCCTTATGCTACGCAAAGAGGCTTCATATCTAAAAAGATACGTCTCGTGCAGTATGCGTTCACATTTCTGCTGGGAATCAATACTTCTATAGTTTTAGCTAGGCGATGTGCGATGTTGTTTGATTCTGTATGTTGCCAGGATATTTACTACTCTATCTCATGGAAAGCAAGGAAGAGGATCGAAACCGAGACATCTTAGGGAGATGGGTGCACGGGATGCGGGTTGAGCTACAGGCTACAGGCTACAGGCTCATTGGCATTATATGTGCATCCCATGCACatttaataattctaattttgCTATACGTGATCGAATACTTTTATTTGCCAAACATTTTCAGGAATGTGCATTCGTGCATTTGAATTTCAAGGTGGAGATTGAATGATAGTTGTTAACAGCTCATCCTCTGAGCATTATTATTGTTTCCTGCTGTTAAGTGTCAGTCTACATCTTGGACCGATTAATGTTTGTATTATGACTAAATTATTGAGTGCTATAAAATTCTCAGACAGTGCACTGTACTTTCTTGATCTTGTTTGTCTTCGAATGTCTGTGTTATTCTTTAATGTGCCTATCATGTCAATTGACAGCTTGCAATTCATCGGTGAGAAGTGACTCGGTAGATTATCCACTACTTGTTCCTAACAACACCTATTTCTTCACTGCAAACAATTGTGTTAAATGCAAGTGTGATGCTGCAAACAACTGGACGTAAGTTTGATGCACAAATGGCTTTGTTGTGTTGAAAAATTCACTCAAGTGGGTATCATGAGAATTTTTGATTTGGATAATTCTTTTCTCACATTTCCAGATTACAATGTGAAGCATCTGGGATTAAACCATCCAACTGGTCAACTTGCCCTGCTATGCAATGTGAAGGTGGCTTGTTATCCATCGACAACTCGACAACTTCTGGTTGCAACGTCACAACCTGTGCCTATGCCGGTTTTATCAAGAACCAAAGCATCTTCACAACTCTCGCCACACGGTCCGCTTGTCCAGTTACCGCAGGTAACTTCTCACAATAACACTGCTAACTATGTTACCAAACTGCTGCATGTAGTATTCTTCGAGGGTTGGTTTAACGTGATGATTGGAAACTTACgatgttgtgtttttttattgtggaCAAAACAGCTCCCGGCAGTTATGCTTCAAGGACTGGTTTGAGTTGGAACTACTTGTTCATCTCTCTTCACctgattcttcttcttgtgTATCTTCTTTGATTAGTAAGAAATGGTGCTTCTCTAAGAATGCTTTCTTGGGTTTATGTAAGAATACACTTGTAACGTGGAGAAATTCTGTTTCTTGATGTTGGGGCATAtgaataagaaattatttatttaacaaacAAGGGAAGTCGGGAGGAATTGCTAGCTTAAGATTCTCCAGCTTACAGTGTTAAATCTTAGCTTAAGGTGTAATTTGGTCCATTGGGTTACAACTTACATAGCTCTCGAGCAACAGCTGTTCCCTCTTGTGTTTCTTCTTGTTCCAAAGCAGGAACCAAATCCTAGCTAGATGGTAGACAGAGTGGACGACAAGCATTTAAGGATTGAGAGTCTGTTTGCAGTGtgattatggttattttttaaataatttttattgttaaaataaatattaatgatgttttttttttttttaaaaaaattatttttaatattagtatattaaaataatttaaaaatactaaaaatatattaatttgaagttaataaaaaaataaaaaaaatttaatttttttttaaatatttttaaaatatagaaacaaataGCTGTGAATTTCTTGCCCTTATCGCCAAAGATCAAACTACCAAAGAGGCAAAAACTGTTTTCCCACAAAATGCTTCTTGTTTGACGACGAAGCATCAttaatttgaaagtttatttgttCTGTGATTCAACATTTAAGAGAGAATTCTCGaagcatttttttatatcaattaaaattaattctttttaatgatTCTAAATAGTATAgtgtattaagttttttttttttttttaacaaatctcCTTGTACGTAGGTCCTAAGATTTGCAATATTTTTACAATATTCATGCATCATACACAGACACCAAGACTTTTGTCTTATGAAGGACAGaacaatttatataataatttaatttttttaatataatataataccaTTTGACCAAAAAAGTAATATAGGTCCTAAGATTTGTAATATTTTACAATATTCATGCATTATACACAGACGCCAAGACTTTTGTCTTATGAAGgacaaaacaatataataatttaattttttaatataatataataccatttgactaaaaaagtaatattatttattactgGATAGATCCGGTCGGGTACGGATCTGAGTCAGAAGCCCATCCAAGCGGATAAGGTAAAAGTccggttttttttcaaagtgggCTAAATTGCCATCCCTAAGAAAAGCCCATAATTCGGCCGAATGTTTCTAAAGAAAGCCCATAATAGAGCAACCGCTTAAAAAGTAGGTCCACTATATAAACAGTTATGTTTTCGTGAGTTTCAGTTCGGTTGACAGCGACATGCAACTTAGACAGACAGACATTTCGGTCATGACGATGCTGATAAAATTGGCAAAGTTAACGATGTCTTCTCTTGTCTTCATCTCTTAAACTTTCCAATAAAAGAAACCCTCAAAACCGTAACAAAACCCTCTCGTTATCATCTTCACCAACAAGAAAAGGTAAagcctttctctcttttatgcTCCTTTTCTTGATAttctgtctatttttttttttttctggccaAAACCACACTGTTCTTCCTTGACTCAAATTCCCATTCTTCATGCAattgcatggaaaaagtttGTTTCTTCGATCGTTTTGTTTCTATACTCTGTTTTTCGTTTCACAAACCCGATAAAATTTTGTCTTTCTTAatggaaaatatataataaattcccttttcgttttttttttttttttttaatttattttttattttttttatatagtaaattttttaatggaaaataacTGCTatgtatttagattttttttgaaaattgacaGTTATTTTTTCCTTAGAAGTTGATTATCTGATATTGAAGTTCATAGAGATAATTAATTCGCTAGAAATGGCTAGTACTGGACAATTCAGTGGCAAATCACTTTACAGAGGATTGACAAGTAGAAGTAGTGGTGAACAGAGTCgattaacaaaaggaaaaaggaaattttgtttgttgaatCAAAGTAAAGTTGCTAAAGGATTAGGGGGTGGAGATATTGTGTCGAGAAAGTGTCATTTGTGTGCCGAGCAGAAGAATTCTTTGTCGCCTCTGGTGATTAGACATCGGAAGGCGCGATTTGGGGTGGTTTGTTGTCAGTCAAGTTCTGGGTATGGTGTGGAATCCACTGATGAGCAGGAGAGATTGGTTTTAGAAGAAAACAAGCGCGGCATTATCAATGGTTCGAGAGGTGAAGAAAGGTAAGAATGAAACTGCATCTTTTAGTCacgtttcattattttttgttctggaTATTAAAAAGATGCTTTCATGTAGTTGTTGTTCATGtgtttttatgaatttgataTTGTAAAATTCCGCTCATTGTTTGGTTTAGAATGTCAtcattgtaagattttgaaaGTATTTGAAGGACATTCCCTCCTTTTTTCTGTGTTAGTATTGAAACTGTTTTTCTTAATCGAGAAGATAAATTAGTATCAATCATGTTCCATTGGTTACAAATTTCATCAAATTGAAGCGGCATTAGTCTTTTTCTACATAGCATGCTTCCTTCCTTCTATGATTGATCATGTTGCTTCGGCAATCTAAGGATTATTCATATGTGATGGTACTTgctttcttaattttgtttgcAGGGAGTCAATTGGGGTTCTGATCAATCAACCATGTTCTTCAGATGTCAGATGCGAGCTTATAATGCTTTCTTTGCCTGCAATTGCTGGACAGGCTATTGATCCTTTTTCCCAGTTGATGGAGACAGCGTATATTGGCAGATTAGGTTTCGATCTGCCCCTGCATTGTAGCTTTCTTTGTGTGATTATGCTTACTGGTTCTTTGTCTCTGATTACTGATCTGTTTAACCTTTGCCCTGATCTTGTTTTCTTAGGTCCAGTAGAGTTGGGTTCTGCTGGTGTTTCTATTATGATATTTAACAATGTATCAAAGCTATTCAATATTCCTCTTCTAAGTGTGGCAACATCTTTTGTGGCTGAAGACATTGCAAAGAATGCAACCAAAGATTCTATTTCAGGTATAAGTTTATACACGTTCTTGATGTTTTGATTACCATTTTGAACACGGGCATTGTCACAGTGCAGCAAGTACTGAAATTAAGTTCCAACGATTTTAGATGATTATATTTATATGGATGGGTTATACAGAAAATGGCATCCAAGAAGACAGTACTAATGGTAAACCTATTGGGATGGTTGAAAGAAAGCAACTATCCTCTGTGTCCACTGCTTTAATATTAGCTATTGGGATAGGAATCTTTGAGGCTTTAGCCTTGTCTCTGGGATGCGGATCTTTTCTCAACTTGATGGGCATAACCATGGTAAGTTTTACACATACCAAATTCACGTGACATTTCATTTGATCTTAAGCATCTTTCTCTGTGGCCATCTATAGCTTCCTGTGAAGACTCGTTCATAAAAAAAGTAGATGTTCATGTAAATGCTGTTTGTACATTTTGAGATCAATCATTTTCTGAGAGAATTTCAAGCTTTATCATATTCTGAACAGGATTCACCAATGCGAATTCCTGCAGAACGATTTCTTTCACTAAGAGCTCTTGGTGCTCCAGCTGTTGTGGTCTCCTTGGCTCTTCAAGGCATTTTTCGTGGCTTCAAGGATACTAAAACCCCTGTATTTTGTCTTGGTAATTGTTTAGTTCACATTTGATTTTCTCACTAAATCTTGACGTAAATATGTGGCTCTTTAACTGTTTGGAGGgcgaaataaaattaatatgatgAATACTTGGAAAGATATTGTTGTATTGCTCGTTCCATCTCTGTCTTGCAGCTCTCTCTCCCCCTCACTCAATAATTAATCTAGAATGGCCcgctctcttcttttcttttcaattttgaaggaagaagaaatcTTGTTATGTCcgctctcttcttttcttttcaattttgaaggaagaaaaaatcttGTTATGTCTCTCCCGATTATTAATGTAGTTCTTCCACATGCAGGCTTGGGTAATTTATcagctatatttttatttcccaTACTCATGTATTATCTTAAGTTGGGTGTGACTGGAGCAGCTATTTCCACAGTAGTGTCACAGTATGTTTCTCTATGTTCTCTGAGAATTAATAAAGTTCTTCAAATACATTTTTCTGACAAATGCTtaacaataatttcattaaatgtTTCATGTTCTAGATACCTTGTCACCTTTTTGATGGTTTGGCATCTAAATAAGAGGGTTATATTATTACCTCCAAAGGTTGGAGGGCTCCAATTTGGTGTCTACATGAAATCTGGTgagttttttccttaaattggAATCTAAACTAAATGAGACTCAACTGCTATTCTGTTATGATGTTTACTGATCTCTACTTCATGCCTAATATTACtgtatttttatcttgttttcctGAGGTTCCTTTTCCTCTTATAGGTGGCTTTCTTATTGGAAGGACTCTTGCTGTTTTAACTACCATGACATTGGCCACTTCAATGGCGGCCCGTCAAGGTGCAGTAGCAATGGCTGCACATCAGATATGTATGCAAATATGGTTGGCTGTTTCTCTTCTCACAGATGCACTGGCTTCATCTGGTCAGGTACAACTTTCTCGTCATTAAAGTCATCTTGTCAAAATATCATCACGACTTATAACTACTTGTTTATACTCCAGTATATATTTTAGTTCCTTATTTTGAATCACTATAGATTCATTTGAATTTCTCTCATCTGAATGTATATTAATGCCTCTTCTCACAGATGCACTGGCTGCATCTGGTCAGGCACAGCATTATCTTCATTAAAGTCATCTTATCAACATATCATCACAACTTATATCTACTTGTTTATACTCTAGTATCATTGTAGTTCCTTATTTTTAATCACTATAGATTCATTTGAATTTCTCTCACACGAATGTACATTTGCGTCTCTTCTCATAGATGCATGCTCAGGTACAACATTCTCTTCATTAAAGTCATCTCATCAACATATCATCACAACTTATATCTACTTGTTTATACTCTAGTATCCATTTTAGTTCCTTATTTTTAATCACTATATATTCTTTTGAATTTCTCATCTGAATGTATATTTGTGTTTGAAGCATGGAATCCATATAAGAATAGAAGTATAGCTGATATGTTAGTACTAGAAGGAATATACATACCCAAATAAATTGCTTCTGAACTAATTCCATACTGTGCATATGGAAGTTATGCATTTCCAACAAGTTGATATGAACTCCCATTTGACATGTCTGTAATTTTTAGTTCCCTTCCACATCAAATACTTAGCTGGTGGTTCCACACATTATTTATTGTTCTCTTGTTGCCCAACCTATCTATTTTGTAGGCTCTAATTGCAAGTTACTCATCAGAAGGTGACCACAAAACTGTGAAAGAAGTcacaaaatttgttttaaaggtGGGATTTCTTGGCCCTTCTGTTATTCTGAGTTTATACCGTGGGATAACTTATTTTCTCAATTTGCTCATAGCTTGATGTGCATGTTTTCCTAGATTGGACTAGTTGTTGGTGTTTCATTGGCTGCAATTCTGGGTGTATCTTTTGGTTCCATAGCCACCTTGTTCACCAAGGATGCTGATGTATTAGGAATTGTAAGAACTGGGATATTGGTATGTGTGCTAATCTCTATTGGTGTTTCTTTCAGATTTTACATGGTTTTGTTTATCTGAGTGCTCCATATTTGtagtaatttgattttaaaactttCCAGTTTGTTAGTGCTAGTCAACCTATCAATGCCCtagcttttatttttgatgGTCTTCATTATGGTGTTTCTGACTTTCCATATGCGGCGAAATCTATGGTAAGCTACAACTCTGTaatgtccttttcttttcccaaaTGCCCACATTTTGGGTTAATCTTATGTCTGGTAAATGATCTACAGATGTTGGTTGGATTAATATCATCCGCCTTTCTGCTTTATGCTCCAATTAAGGGGCTCCCTGGGGTTTGGTCTGGTTTGGCTCTCTTCATGGGTTTGCGTACAGCAGCAGGATGTTTGAGGTTAGTTGAACAATATTTggtgtaaatttttattttcatgagcAAAGACTGAGTTTGCAGCAAGAGTTTATGGTTAAGGAatgatgcttcttttttttttttgaaaattagtgTGGCCTAGTCATTAATCTATTTCTAGTTATGGGTGTAACTCTGTCGAATAAATGGTTAACTAACAATTCCACTAAATTAGTGATGCATTATCATTCTTCATTGTATTCATAGCCTCGTATATGCGTGGCCAAGTTTTTTAAGCGAGTCCTCAATGTCCAGCATTTGAATAACATGCCAAGGCATACCCCCCTGTTATTATGCTTCTGCACTATACAGACTTGACATTTTCAGTTTGGtgctattttttacataaatgcTCCTTCCTCCTTACAGtggtttattttccttttcagaATACTTTCAAAATCTGGTCCGTGGTGGTTCATGCACAAGGATTTAGAGACTGTTTAGGTTGGTTAAAGTTCAGATTCAGGCTGcccattttctattttaatcctCCCCCCTGTAATTACTTAGTTGCTTAATTTTGATTTCTGAAAGTCTTCACAAAAGAAGAATTATTGGACTCAATTCTGCTGAAAGTTATTaacctaaaaacataaaatgccctactaaaatatattttggcccttGCCAATTGCCTTAACGTTGATACCATCAGAggatgaaatataaaatgatgttCGATGTAGAGGCTATTAACCTTGCATCAGCTTTGAAAATTGATGCCCATGGAGGATGAGGACAAGGAAGACACCATTTTCACAAAGAAAACTTAATTGGTCAGCCTCCGTATAAGGACAGCCTTAATACCCTTATATGTCAAATGGAGTTGATTTCAAGAAATCAAGTCAACTGCTGGCTTGATTGTTGATAGCCATAAATGGCTCACTTTGGCATTTAACCACTTAGCCACTTCAACAAGGCATTTCagtattatttttaagtgtACTTGAAATATTCCAAAATAAGGGAGAAAATTTCCTGACCACCCAAATCATCAGGTGCTCTTAAAGGTTTGAGGAGGCTGGGGTTTCTCGTCAACATCCATGACTGCCGAACCTTGCTCTCCAGTAATTGAATCATCAGCAGCAGGTGACACTGTAGATGGattgtttttagatgaaaacACCTCAGGCTCACTTGGCTGCAAATCACTCAGGAGGACAAAACCTGAAGGCGCTGACTTCACGGGATCATATCTGCTATCTTccagaaatttaataaatttttcctGAGCAGGAACCACCCTGGCAAAAGAAGCAATCAAACATGATGATTAGTAATCTAGACGtgacaattaaattaattctggTGGTGATTTCTAAATCTTAACAAAGTGTGTGTgaggaaaaaaatgataacagtGTCTTGTTCTATAGATTCCTCAAAATTCCTGAAACCATAATGAAACAGCAGTTTACAAGTAAACATCAATTTTACCTGCAAGGGATCGCCGTTTTTTTCAGTTGATGATTTCCCTTTTCCTGCATCTTTTGCAGCAGGAAAAGACTCTTTCCCATCGGCCTTTCCAGCGTTAGCTTTCCGGTCCGCTTTTCTATTGGCTGTAGCTTCAGCCTTGGCTGATGTTGACAGAACTGCAGGAGGAAGTGCCACAGCAGGGGCAGTGGCAGGAACAGTGGCTGGTTTTGGATCCCCAAACAGAGAAGGTTTTGCATTTGATAGGAACTCAAACCCTTTATCTTTCAGGTCATATTCCAGCCCAATAAAGGCTGTAGGGGAGAATGATAGGCTTATGGAATATACGAGGGGGTGTCAATGCCAAAACTGTCAGAAAACAGCCAGGCCTACAACTGCAGCGACTTTATCATGTTTTGTCTTCGAAAGTAATCTTGTGGTCACATTCCTCCCACCAGCATTAAGTATTCCAGAAGCCAGGATAGCTTCCATCTTGCTCATGTATCCTTTCTGCTTATCAAGAATTATATTTTCCAACTGTTGCCTTCaataaaatagcaaaaatacattaaaagtcGGTCTTACATAAGATGACACAGAAAAGTAAGATATTGTAGTGGAATACCTGAATGTTGCACCACGAGAATCACTGGCTCCATTCATCTGGACCATGACCATTTCCAAAGCAATAAATGCACCTTGACAAACAAAATCAACAGCATCTGATGTCAGAGGTTCTAGCAATGATATAGCGTCACTCAAGCATGTGCCTGCACGGGAAATGCCTACTGCGAGAGCTGCACCATATCGTACATGAGGGTTGTAGGATTCCCATATCATGGAGACAATTTGAGGAGTCCGCAGTTTCAAGGTGCAGTGAGATTTACCACAATTTACAGCTCCAGCGATATTAgaagtacaaaaataaaaaataaaaatgaaaatgaagggaGAACTAGAAAGCTAAAATTCAAAGAACAGTATAATTAGATCAAGGAAATGAGTAATTATTTTAATCAGACATTAGAAGCAAGCACTACCTTATTGGATGAGAATATCAATAGTAAAAATTGGATCATGGAGCATAAAATTTTATGGAAGAGAGAAAGAACCAACCTGCTCTGGCTCAGAGTTGAGGACAAATCCAAGTGCAAGAGCAGCAGTTCACCTAACGTCATCATTTACATCTAATGCAGCGAAGTACAGCAACCGGAGAATGACGTTATTGTATGATGTTCCCCTGTAGGCCAATGCCAAAGCATACATACCACCATAACGAAGTATAGGATCTTGATCCCGAGTCAGCCTTTCAATTAGTGTCTGCTTCCTTTCTCTTCCATAAACTGTAAGGGCTATTCCCAATGCAAGTTCCCTGCAGCATATGACCACAGTATAAATAAAGTGGAAAAGGATCGTCGATGGCCTAGCTCCGTTCACAGAATATGAATATTAGATTTACCTAGTAAGCTTCTCATGTTGTGTCTGACGAACACAAGCAAGCATCTCGCTTGCAGTTCCAACCATGAGCAAACCCATGCTTATGCCAGCAGCTTCTCCAGTCACAGCACTGTCAGCATGCAACACATTTTTGATGTCATCATAGTTATTTTCACCAGCCGTTCCTAGAGCTGCCAATCCAAGACCTAAGCATGCACCATGTTGAAGAACCTGcataaaaacatttcaaatcaattttataatcaCCCTACGTTTTGGCTCCAAAATGAATCTGTAATAGACATAAAGCAGTAATCACACCTTGACATTGGTACCACGAAGGCTATCACGAATACATTGCTTGATTTCCTCCCCGTGGTTAGCATAGTCGAGATCCATAGCAGAGTGCACCACCTTTTGTGCATGTCACTATTTTCCTTCAATACAAGGTGGCAGGACACATACATGACTTTCTAACTACACTGTCGACTCCATCCAAGCAGTCATAttactaaatataaatagaGTAGAGTGTAAGAACTCAGAAACATGCATGAACATTCCAAACAGTGGTGCACAAACACGTGTAGGATCACTTTGGTGCAATGACCATAACACACACACTGATTAGAGATCTTTGTTGAGCCAGCTCAATGAACCCCTTACCTCATGCCGATACACTCTACGATCAATGAAAGAATGACAAGCGTTGATTCAATATGATAGAGTTCCATGAAAAATATCACTTCTTTCGAATGCTTCCACAAGTTTATCTAATCTTCGGCATTCTATTACAGTTCCCACAGCTTGTTGTTATTCTCTATGTTCGATACACCTAAGTGAATGAATGGTAAGAAAAGAGCCACAGAGACTTACCGATTATCAAAGAGAAATTCACATCTACATACTTATCCAGCATTCTCTCCACAATCTCTTCCAGCATCTATTGGTCAGGACTTGATTCAGTTGCCTTGGATTTCAGCCTGGCATACTGATCTATAGCCTTAGCTGAATATAGCAACAAAGGCAAAAGTAGGGCAAGTAAAACAGGGAAGCATCCTCAAACCTTAAAGCATCAAACTAAAGCGATCTCAAGTAAGCAAATGATGTTGATATTTGGCCTAAACTTTCCAACATTTCCATCAAACAGCATCTCTTCAAGGTAATTGTAACACGAACCAAATTTCTAATCCTTCAAATACCACTAGTTTCAACGCAAATTGATCAGAATCCTCTGAAATATACAACAGGGAACCAGCTCCAAGGGCATAAGATAACGAATCATCACATTCGCCCGTGTGACAATAAAGCTAATGAAAGAAACACGACCAAATAATGATTGCATTGTGCGCAGGAAAATATTCAGcactacaaaaaaagaaaagggacagaacaaaaagaaaaaaacaagaaacaagaaacGATCAGTCATTgctaaaaggaaacaaaacctTCAAAGAAACCACCATAACTGCAATATAAACCGTTAAAGCTGCAATGCTTTTCCCTAATATCGAAGACAATGAGAAACAGATAGAAAAAGCCAAAGTTCCAAACTTTATAAACCAAAagcttcaaaaacaaaaacaagaaaaagcccaaaacacaaaaattcttaaagagaaagaaaaagggtaTTTATGAGTGATATTTACGTAATGGGGACACTGTTGGAGATTGATCAGGCCAAAAGACATCAACAAAGTTGTTAAGATTGCGTAAAGCTTGCTGCTTTATTACTGGGTTGTCATCTTTAAGCATTGACAGTAATCCAGAAACCGAATTCATTACCTTAGCCATtgcaaaaaccagaaaaaattcAAGACCCAAAATCCAGTTTTTGAAGAGAAACAAAGATTTGagcaatgaaaagaaagaacttTGGTTATTCTGGTTACTTGCAAACAAAGTCAGGTACTGTAGAGTCAGGTACTTGCCccagtatttatttattgtttttctctctcttgttttcAGTCAAGTATACGATGTTTCAGTTTAATTCCCGGGTCTTAAATTTAACAGTGTTAGTATCCACCTGACATTACTTTCgcattttttttagctttataaGCATTCTCAAAATTACTAATACAAACTCTAACACAagcttagttttattttaaatggaatTCTTTTTATCAAAACGTTGTTGTTCTTagggtttttttcaaaattaatatgatattaactttttttaaaaaaacactcaaataatattattttaatgaaaaaaataaattgaccctccaatcaacaaattaacttgGAGCAATCCAAGGCTAGAATTGAGTGGTATATCTATATTATCAATCTATATTTA contains:
- the LOC118060236 gene encoding lysM domain-containing GPI-anchored protein 2, with translation MGFHFTPLLLTLLLFSTLHSRSSSQTFKCSTPTTCHSLIDYISPNTTTFSHIKTLFSVKNIHSILAANNLPLSTLPNSTIPANQPIKISFPCMCINNTGHSNKQPIYTVQKDDGLSHIATEVFSGLVTYQEIAAVNNIPDVNLIKVGQKLWIPLPCNCDDVDGVKVVHYGHVVEAGSSLELIAQAYGTSTDTLVKLNGVNDSSLLAGQVLDVPLQACNSSVRSDSVDYPLLVPNNTYFFTANNCVKCKCDAANNWTLQCEASGIKPSNWSTCPAMQCEGGLLSIDNSTTSGCNVTTCAYAGFIKNQSIFTTLATRSACPVTAAPGSYASRTGLSWNYLFISLHLILLLVYLL
- the LOC118060203 gene encoding protein DETOXIFICATION 45, chloroplastic gives rise to the protein MASTGQFSGKSLYRGLTSRSSGEQSRLTKGKRKFCLLNQSKVAKGLGGGDIVSRKCHLCAEQKNSLSPLVIRHRKARFGVVCCQSSSGYGVESTDEQERLVLEENKRGIINGSRGEERESIGVLINQPCSSDVRCELIMLSLPAIAGQAIDPFSQLMETAYIGRLGPVELGSAGVSIMIFNNVSKLFNIPLLSVATSFVAEDIAKNATKDSISENGIQEDSTNGKPIGMVERKQLSSVSTALILAIGIGIFEALALSLGCGSFLNLMGITMDSPMRIPAERFLSLRALGAPAVVVSLALQGIFRGFKDTKTPVFCLGLGNLSAIFLFPILMYYLKLGVTGAAISTVVSQYLVTFLMVWHLNKRVILLPPKVGGLQFGVYMKSGGFLIGRTLAVLTTMTLATSMAARQGAVAMAAHQICMQIWLAVSLLTDALASSGQALIASYSSEGDHKTVKEVTKFVLKIGLVVGVSLAAILGVSFGSIATLFTKDADVLGIVRTGILFVSASQPINALAFIFDGLHYGVSDFPYAAKSMMLVGLISSAFLLYAPIKGLPGVWSGLALFMGLRTAAGCLRILSKSGPWWFMHKDLETV